A portion of the Stella humosa genome contains these proteins:
- a CDS encoding type II toxin-antitoxin system VapC family toxin, with the protein MIVVDTSALVAIIFAEPERQAFVAAIHSTPLALLSSVSAVEARMVVHARRGERAVVALDDLIRLPVFEVVPPGEPETAAAFAAFIAFGRGSRHPAQLNFGDVFSYALAKVRGLPLLYKGNDFALTDIRPAIE; encoded by the coding sequence TGGCGATCATATTTGCAGAGCCTGAGAGGCAGGCGTTCGTCGCCGCCATTCATTCGACCCCTCTGGCGCTCCTGAGCAGCGTATCTGCCGTCGAAGCCAGAATGGTCGTTCACGCTCGACGTGGCGAGCGGGCCGTCGTTGCGCTGGACGATCTGATCCGGCTGCCGGTCTTCGAGGTTGTTCCGCCGGGTGAGCCGGAAACGGCGGCTGCATTTGCTGCATTCATTGCGTTCGGGCGGGGCAGCCGGCATCCCGCCCAGCTAAATTTCGGCGATGTTTTCAGCTACGCGCTGGCGAAGGTTCGAGGGCTTCCATTGCTGTACAAGGGCAACGATTTCGCCCTCACTGACATTCGACCGGCGATCGAGTGA